The DNA window CGTGGGAGCCGACGGCGTCGACGATCATCGTCCCCATCCCCGGCAGGTTGAAGATCGTCTCCACGATGACCGTGCCGCCGATGAGCCGGCCCAACGCGACGCCGGCCACCGTGACCAGG is part of the Acidimicrobiales bacterium genome and encodes:
- a CDS encoding ABC transporter permease subunit, with amino-acid sequence LVTVAGVALGRLIGGTVIVETIFNLPGMGTMIVDAVGSHDFRVVQAGVLVIAVFYVTLNAVIDVSYAYLDPRIRRGRV